The Pleurodeles waltl isolate 20211129_DDA chromosome 7, aPleWal1.hap1.20221129, whole genome shotgun sequence genome includes a region encoding these proteins:
- the DOK3 gene encoding docking protein 3: MLGGTQSLSRSLCRGGAVCWPGSTMDSLVKEGVVYQQHHILGKKYWRKTWAQLFRASLSGVARIETHEVRDGTAKERTSLRNSQRRVLRLADCVSIVGAWSDNCPKGTHPFYFTTTDKTYVLAAEDHEEWVALICQLAFKNTGEPKHPQESGQGTNNGTKDDITRDAVVVQDNSIYSSWNQVCEFQVTVERTEASERCQLHGRYWLELTATTIQLKGDASREVLYAWPYHLLRRIGGDEAAFYFESGRRCPSGEGFFIFRSNQGCEIHNLATSNIKCQQDNTQDATFPTRSIFENLPPTDYYCSGPWGRPQGDSGLNREGLEETLVDLCSSGEIDKAFQVLDISGASSLPTDTCAPCPLAKSDVGHEDLIYTVARKVNNAVLGQKMTPELDSSNSKGKLSASDTLYENHCSLRLTRPLSFPVSKPEDLKPGSGDQEWIPTVLAHLYDNPDTLEVSQSPRELPDSTQHTKCLNRTKPINYSIHTTDHQGFPTPMIGTSTAESEYALVTPTEDNAGQDEVHNKKGDGGEETTERPSKDIAKNSFKNKLTTLLTRELSPKEAITSGFTISTNFHGPRRRFL, translated from the exons AAGTACTGGAGGAAGACGTGGGCACAGCTCTTCAGGGCCAGTCTGTCGGGAGTGGCCCGGATCGAGACCCACGAGGTGAGGGATGGGACTGCCAAGGAAAGAACCAGCCTGAGAAACTCTCAGCGCAGGGTGCTGAGGCTGGCGGACTGTGTGAGCATCGTGGGTGCATGGAGCGACAACTGCCCCAAGGGCACTCACCCCTTTTACTTCACCACTACTGATAAGACCTACGTGCTGGCGGCAGAGGACCACGAGGAATGGGTAGCCCTAATCTGCCAGCTGGCATTCAAG AATACAGGAGAACCAAAACATCCCCAAGAAAGTGGGCAGGGgaccaataatgggactaaggaTGACATCACTAGGGATGCGGTCGTCGTCCAGGACAATTCCATTTACTCGTCCTGGAATCAGG TATGTGAATTCCAGGTGACGGTCGAGCGCACTGAAGCCTCTGAAAGATGTCAGCTCCACGGACGGTACTGGTTGGAGCTCACTGCGACCACCATCCAACTCAAGGGAGACGCATCAAGGGAAGTGCTGTATGCCTGGCCATATCACCTTCTGCGCAGAATTGGAGGAGATGAG GCTGCCTTCTACTTCGAGTCTGGCCGCCGCTGTCCATCCGGAGAGGGCTTCTTCATTTTTCGAAGCAATCAGGGTTGTGAGATCCATAACCTTGCTACCTCTAACATCAAGTGCCAACAGGACAACACTCAGGATGCCACCTTCCCTACCCGTTCCATCTTCGAGAACCTCCCACCTACTGACTACTACTGTTCAGGCCCCTGGGGGCGGCCTCAGGGAGACTCGGGGCTCAACAGGGAGGGTCTGGAGGAGACGCTTGTGGATCTGTGCTCCTCTGGAGAAATAGATAAGGCCTTCCAAGTGCTGGACATTTCTGGGGCATCGAGTCTCCCAACAGACACTTGTGCACCTTGCCCTTTAGCTAAATCTGATGTGGGGCATGAGGACCTGATCTACACTGTGGCCCGTAAGGTCAACAACGCAGTTTTAGGCCAAAAGATGACACCAGAGCTGGATTCTTCTAACTCTAAAGGGAAACTATCAGCTTCCGATACACTTTATGAGAACCACTGCTCCCTACGGCTGACTCGGCCACTATCTTTTCCAGTGTCAAAACCAGAGGACCTAAAACCTGGTTCTGGAGACCAGGAATGGATTCCAACGGTCTTGGCCCATCTCTATGACAACCCTGACACCCTAGAGGTGTCACAGTCCCCACGAGAACTGCCAgattccacacaacacaccaaatgtCTGAATAGGACCAAACCTATCAACTACAGCATCCACACAACGGACCATCAAGGTTTCCCAACCCCCATGATAGGAACCAGCACCGCTGAGAGCGAGTACGCGCTTGTCACGCCAACAGAGGACAATGCGGGACAAGATGAGGTGCATAATAAGAAAGGGGATGGTGGTGAAGAAACTACAGAAAGGCCTTCAAAGGACATTGCTAAGAACTCTTTCAAAAACAAGCTGACCACCCTGCTGACACGAGAATTGTCTCCCAAGGAAGCCATTACAAGCGGGTTCACAATTTCAACAAATTTCCATGGTCCCAGGAGGAGATTTCTGTAA